The genome window GCGGCCCATAAACCGTGAAGAAGCGCAGACAGGTGATTTTGAGACGGTAGAGGTGGTGATAGGTGTAGCACATCTGCTCGCCGGCCTTCTTGGTCGCGGCGTACGGGCTGATGGGATGATCCACCGGATCACTCTCGGAAAACGGTACTTTGCCGTTTTCCCCGTACACCGAGGAGGAGGAGCCGAAGATGAACTTCGACACGCCGGCCTGGCGCGCCATTTCAAGCAGATTGAGCGTGCCTTCCATGTTGACCTTTTCATAGAGCAACGGCTGGGCAATGGAAGGCCGCACGCCGGCGCGCGCCGCGAGGTGAATGAGGACCTCGAAGCGGTGCTCCTGAAAGAGCTGTTCCAGCTTGTCCCGCTCCAAAATGTCGCCTTCACACAAGGTGTAGGCCGGATGCGCCAGGAGAGGCGCGATGTTACGGCGCTTGATGGCAGGGTCGTAATAGTCGTTGAAGTTGTCGAGGTTCACCAGCGCATGGCCGCGCGCCAGCAGGCGCTCGCTCAGGTGTGAGCCGATGAAGCCGGCGCCGCCGGTCAGGAGACATTTCATCACATCGCCTTTTGTGAGAGTGCTTGCGATCAATAATGGTAGTAGCTGTAGCCCTCGTGCGCCAAATCCACCGTCGTACCATTCAAAATCACACCGAGTATCTTGGCCTGCACATTCTGGAACATTTCGATCTTCTTGCGCGCCACTTCCTTGTTGGTCTTGCCGGCACGCACCACGATTACCGCGCCGTCGACCTGCGTGCCCAGCACGACGGCATCGGTCGCCGCATTCAACGGCGGGGTGTCGAAGATGATGAGGTCGTATCGCCGGCGCATCTCATCGAGAAACCGGCGCAGTTGCACGGAGCCCAGCATCTCCGAGGGGTTGGGGATCAGCGAGCCGCAACTGATCACGGAGAGGTTGGGAATGTGGGTTTCATGAATGATCTCGGCCGCCAGAATCGATCCGGTCAGGTAGTTGCTGAAGCCCGGTTCCTTCGGCACGCCAAAGGTGTTGTGCAACACGCCGCGCCGCAAGTCGGTGTCGATGAGCAGGGTGTTGCTCTTCTGTTGCGCCATCGTGATGCTGAGATTGGCGGCGGTGAAGGACTTGCCGTCACCCGGCGCCGTCGAGGTGATCACCAGCGTCTGGATGCGGCCCGCGGTCTTGGAGAACAGAATGTTGGTGCGCAGCGAGCGATAGGCCTCGCCAATGGGCGTGGGCGAGTAATCGTGCGTCACCAATTGCTGATCCACCAGCTTGGCCTTTTCGTGATCTTGGAATTCGTAATACTCGCCGAAATCGATTTGGGGAATGGCGCCTAGCACGCTCAGCTTGAGCGTGCCCTTGATGTCATCCACCGTCTTGATCGAGCGGTCGAGTGCCTCCAGCGCGATGACCACGAACATGCCGAACAGCAGGCCGGCCACGCCGCCGGCCGCGGCCTTGGCTTTCTTGTTGCGATTGACCGGGTATTCCGGCTCGATCGCGGGATCCAAAATCTCGATGTCGGATTTGTCGGAGGTGACGGCGATCTTGCCCTTCTGCAACTGCTCGCGCAGCGTCTGCAGATAGTCCGACTTCTGCTTCCATTCGCGCTCCAGCGCCCACAGAGTAGATTCCTGTTCGGGCAGGCCGCCGAGTTGGGCGTTGAGCATCGCCACTTCGCGATCCTGCCGGCTGATTTCCTGGGCCAGGTTGCCGAGCTTGGTACGGCCCGCGGCTTGAATCTGATTGTAGAGCTGCACGATTTCGTTTTCCAGCGCCACCACGTCGGGATGCCGCTCGGTTTTGCTGCGCAGCTCCTCGGTGCGCTTCGTTTCCAAATCACTCAAGCGCTGCCG of bacterium contains these proteins:
- a CDS encoding GDP-mannose 4,6-dehydratase — its product is MKCLLTGGAGFIGSHLSERLLARGHALVNLDNFNDYYDPAIKRRNIAPLLAHPAYTLCEGDILERDKLEQLFQEHRFEVLIHLAARAGVRPSIAQPLLYEKVNMEGTLNLLEMARQAGVSKFIFGSSSSVYGENGKVPFSESDPVDHPISPYAATKKAGEQMCYTYHHLYRLKITCLRFFTVYGPRQRPDMAIHKFTRMIANGERVTVYGDGSSQRDYTFISDIVDGIEAAISHCTSYHVYNLGESRTIDLLSLIRLIQEYLGKRAVIEHLPPQPGDVPITFADITKAQREIGYAPRVEIQEGVRQFVEWYRQNHPVQK
- a CDS encoding polysaccharide biosynthesis tyrosine autokinase, giving the protein MGIDTLAFEDDGALEGQKLDLGRYVQALRRRWWLVLLVAAVVAVPWAIYVKQEKPIYEATATIRYRNISAMKNPETMMQEIVEVLNSRTFAEQVVAALGLAVTLEQDSENGRFLIRNRIFAKLSSTYNPRVGTYVLRIPGDGQFTLAMLDEDSDEEIPLRTGDVFRAASDTISVNGISFQLADPQKLPSRVTFKVEPFKSAVSSLQQRVQPGLNQSLTLMSVKLTDNDPYVVTQTANSLARLYVDRSKVEGASSDEKQLETLQEQVRQAQRDYDEIDRRYTEAKRRAGGNLGGNRYEVTVAKLAEAEKKLETLKQQRDGLKELLDRATGTPVENASAAAREAISYVYKGIANHQLFDNNASMVVARQRLSDLETKRTEELRSKTERHPDVVALENEIVQLYNQIQAAGRTKLGNLAQEISRQDREVAMLNAQLGGLPEQESTLWALEREWKQKSDYLQTLREQLQKGKIAVTSDKSDIEILDPAIEPEYPVNRNKKAKAAAGGVAGLLFGMFVVIALEALDRSIKTVDDIKGTLKLSVLGAIPQIDFGEYYEFQDHEKAKLVDQQLVTHDYSPTPIGEAYRSLRTNILFSKTAGRIQTLVITSTAPGDGKSFTAANLSITMAQQKSNTLLIDTDLRRGVLHNTFGVPKEPGFSNYLTGSILAAEIIHETHIPNLSVISCGSLIPNPSEMLGSVQLRRFLDEMRRRYDLIIFDTPPLNAATDAVVLGTQVDGAVIVVRAGKTNKEVARKKIEMFQNVQAKILGVILNGTTVDLAHEGYSYYHY